The following proteins are encoded in a genomic region of Aminivibrio pyruvatiphilus:
- a CDS encoding sirohydrochlorin cobaltochelatase — protein MRKNMVTVLLLGLAAVGLLAGAAAASGKAGAEKQGILLVAFGTSEPEARGAIDRIVETARKTFPEAEVRLSYTSNIIRRKILREEGLEIDSPLIALAKMQDEGFTSVTVQSLHIIAGEEFHQVASVVRSLGTVRGKYGFSRISLGAPLLSTLEDYRKTAELLKTKYGSFADDGGAVVFMGHGTHHGANAAYSQMQMILDEEGLPFVLGVVEGFPDMEGVKRRLASLKPRKVTLVPFMVVAGDHARNDMADEDDPESWISVLRKEGYDVEAVLRGLGDGEGLAELFADHIREASGSR, from the coding sequence ATGAGGAAGAACATGGTAACCGTATTGCTGTTGGGACTTGCGGCTGTCGGCCTGCTTGCGGGTGCGGCCGCCGCGTCGGGAAAGGCCGGAGCAGAAAAGCAGGGGATCCTGCTCGTGGCCTTCGGAACCTCCGAGCCGGAGGCCCGGGGCGCCATCGACAGGATCGTGGAGACTGCCCGGAAAACGTTTCCGGAAGCGGAGGTCCGCCTCTCCTACACGTCGAACATCATCCGCAGGAAGATCCTGAGGGAAGAGGGGCTCGAAATAGACTCTCCCCTCATCGCCCTGGCGAAGATGCAGGACGAGGGATTCACGTCGGTGACGGTGCAGTCCCTCCACATCATCGCCGGAGAAGAATTCCACCAGGTCGCCTCGGTGGTCCGCTCCCTGGGAACGGTCAGGGGCAAGTACGGTTTTTCAAGGATCTCCCTCGGAGCTCCGCTGCTCTCCACGCTGGAGGACTACCGGAAGACGGCGGAGCTTCTGAAGACGAAATACGGCTCCTTCGCTGACGATGGGGGAGCTGTGGTCTTTATGGGCCACGGCACCCACCACGGCGCAAATGCGGCTTATTCCCAGATGCAGATGATCCTCGACGAAGAAGGGCTGCCCTTCGTTCTGGGTGTGGTGGAAGGATTTCCGGATATGGAGGGCGTCAAGCGGCGCCTGGCGTCCCTGAAGCCCCGGAAGGTGACCCTTGTCCCCTTTATGGTGGTGGCCGGCGACCATGCCCGGAACGACATGGCCGACGAGGACGACCCGGAATCATGGATCTCCGTGCTCCGGAAGGAAGGCTACGACGTTGAGGCGGTTTTGCGCGGCCTCGGCGACGGGGAAGGCCTGGCGGAGCTGTTCGCGGACCATATCCGGGAGGCCTCCGGAAGCAGGTAG